The Vibrio chagasii genome includes a region encoding these proteins:
- the sohB gene encoding protease SohB — translation MEFLLDYGLFLAKIATVVIAIIAILVIAKSVGGKSSAIKGELEITNLSEHHKQTIEQLEHHLHDDAFIKARDKAEKKAEKEKVKSRGKEVKKAAKEGELDSKREPHLFVLDFNGSIDAKEVASLREEVTAVLAVAREGDEVLLKLESGGGMVHGYGLASSQLDRIKAAGLPLTISVDKVAASGGYMMACIADKIVSAPFAIVGSIGVIAQLPNFNKLLKKHDIEFEQLTAGEYKRTLTMFGENSDKAREKFKEELEETHGLFKDFIRDHRPALDLDKVATGEHWFGTQAHELGLVDEIRTSDDLVVEACKDKTVLAIHYVQKKKLSDKLAGVAGKSADSVLMKLIERGQKPIV, via the coding sequence TTGGAATTTTTGTTGGACTACGGCTTGTTTTTAGCCAAGATTGCGACCGTTGTAATCGCCATCATCGCAATTTTAGTCATTGCTAAATCTGTGGGTGGAAAATCAAGCGCGATTAAAGGTGAGCTGGAAATCACGAACCTATCTGAACACCATAAACAGACAATCGAACAATTAGAGCACCATCTACACGATGATGCTTTCATCAAAGCCCGTGATAAAGCAGAAAAGAAAGCGGAAAAAGAGAAAGTAAAATCACGCGGTAAAGAAGTGAAAAAAGCAGCGAAAGAGGGTGAGCTTGATAGCAAGCGTGAACCACATCTATTCGTTCTTGATTTTAATGGCAGCATTGATGCGAAAGAAGTAGCTTCATTACGTGAAGAGGTAACGGCGGTTTTGGCTGTTGCTCGTGAAGGCGATGAAGTATTACTTAAGCTTGAATCTGGTGGTGGCATGGTTCACGGCTACGGTTTGGCATCTTCTCAACTTGATCGTATCAAAGCGGCAGGTCTGCCTCTGACTATCTCGGTAGACAAAGTGGCGGCAAGCGGCGGCTACATGATGGCCTGTATTGCAGACAAAATTGTGTCAGCGCCTTTCGCTATCGTTGGCTCTATTGGTGTGATTGCTCAACTGCCAAACTTCAACAAACTGCTTAAGAAACACGATATTGAGTTCGAGCAACTAACAGCAGGTGAGTACAAGCGCACACTGACTATGTTTGGTGAGAACAGCGATAAAGCACGTGAGAAGTTTAAAGAAGAGCTAGAAGAGACACATGGTCTATTCAAAGACTTCATTCGCGACCACCGTCCAGCACTTGATCTTGATAAAGTGGCGACGGGTGAACACTGGTTTGGTACGCAAGCTCATGAACTTGGGCTGGTGGATGAGATTCGCACTTCTGATGACCTAGTTGTTGAAGCATGCAAAGACAAGACAGTGCTAGCGATTCACTATGTACAGAAGAAAAAGCTATCGGATAAGCTCGCAGGCGTGGCAGGTAAATCTGCAGACAGCGTGCTGATGAAGCTGATTGAACGCGGCCAAAAGCCGATTGTTTAA
- a CDS encoding YciK family oxidoreductase, translating into MDYPISTDALKDKVILVTGAGAGIGRQAALSFAQHGATVILLGRNVKNLEFIYDEIESAGYPQPAIIPLDLKGATKQNYIDMAETIESQFGRLDGLLHNAGVLGTLSPFEQIDEETFDDVMQINVKSEFLMTQALLPALKKADAGRIVFTSSTVGHSGRAFWGTYAISKFATEGMMQILADELEDTNIRVNAINPGGTQTRMRAKAYPGEDANKLKTPLDIIPLYLHLMNPSVTDINGQCIDAQPK; encoded by the coding sequence GTGGATTACCCAATCTCTACAGATGCCCTCAAAGATAAAGTAATTTTGGTTACTGGTGCTGGTGCCGGTATTGGACGTCAAGCAGCACTAAGCTTCGCTCAACATGGCGCGACAGTTATTCTGCTAGGCCGCAATGTTAAAAACCTTGAATTTATTTACGATGAAATCGAAAGTGCTGGTTACCCACAGCCTGCGATCATCCCATTAGATCTAAAAGGCGCGACAAAACAGAACTACATTGATATGGCTGAAACCATTGAGTCACAGTTCGGTCGTTTAGATGGTCTATTACATAACGCTGGCGTTCTCGGTACTCTAAGCCCGTTTGAGCAGATTGATGAAGAGACTTTTGATGATGTTATGCAGATCAATGTGAAGTCTGAGTTCTTGATGACTCAAGCACTTCTTCCTGCTCTTAAGAAAGCGGATGCAGGTCGTATCGTATTTACGTCTTCTACCGTTGGCCACTCTGGCCGTGCATTCTGGGGCACTTACGCGATCTCTAAGTTTGCTACCGAAGGTATGATGCAAATCCTAGCGGATGAGCTTGAAGACACCAACATCCGTGTTAATGCGATCAACCCAGGCGGCACTCAAACACGCATGCGTGCAAAAGCGTACCCAGGTGAAGATGCGAACAAGCTAAAAACGCCACTGGACATCATCCCACTGTACCTACACTTAATGAACCCAAGTGTGACAGACATTAATGGCCAATGTATCGACGCTCAACCTAAGTAG
- the imuA gene encoding translesion DNA synthesis-associated protein ImuA, with amino-acid sequence MHELIKNLQDRQLIWKGLQSTTLGSTTSTGYPQLDKQLDGGFPTHGVIEVESQQGMGELRLLTPYLAQQNSQKLAIFINPPGKICAEFFSSQGVELDNILVIEPQRDLNALWAAEQCLKSGACHSVLLWGADLEIHQTKRLQAASETGKCLQFHFKSTSHNQLSLPVSLSMKLSSHAQGLKVEVTKRKGSWSYGSFILDMTHHWPLLTEKVISIDSSHRALSDNTVLAFPIAKQG; translated from the coding sequence ATGCATGAACTCATAAAAAACTTACAAGACCGCCAGCTAATCTGGAAAGGGCTACAATCAACAACGCTAGGAAGTACCACTTCAACAGGCTATCCGCAATTGGATAAACAGCTTGATGGTGGCTTTCCGACACACGGCGTTATTGAAGTTGAATCACAACAAGGGATGGGCGAACTTCGTCTGCTTACGCCCTACTTAGCTCAGCAAAACTCACAAAAACTGGCCATATTCATTAACCCGCCAGGGAAGATCTGTGCCGAGTTCTTTAGTAGCCAAGGAGTCGAACTTGATAACATCTTGGTGATCGAGCCTCAACGCGATCTCAATGCATTATGGGCTGCTGAGCAATGCCTCAAGAGTGGTGCTTGTCATTCTGTATTGTTATGGGGAGCCGATCTCGAAATCCACCAAACCAAGCGCCTGCAAGCAGCAAGTGAAACCGGCAAATGCCTGCAGTTTCACTTTAAATCCACCAGCCATAACCAATTATCCCTACCCGTTTCTTTAAGCATGAAGCTCTCTTCTCATGCTCAGGGGTTAAAGGTTGAAGTAACAAAAAGAAAAGGCAGTTGGTCATATGGCAGCTTTATTCTCGACATGACTCACCATTGGCCGTTGCTGACAGAGAAAGTCATCAGTATCGACAGTTCACACCGTGCCTTGTCTGATAATACTGTGCTGGCTTTTCCTATTGCGAAACAAGGCTAG
- a CDS encoding Y-family DNA polymerase, with translation MLWLYLHFPSLQLDTLFNSSESSSKEESHEQPIIIVDEKDHRVLQANQVARESGITLGMGLGSAAALCHHLHVHPYSIELEKNKLKEIAQWAYLVTSDMTLLPPNGLLIKASNMLSLYDGLDNYWHELKSHIEALNIKCSFATGYSPLSAILLGKQAINQVTDNVQQMKAWVNQQALSSSELPPKQVERLNRVGINIVEELLKLPLQEVARRFDIDLVNYVGRLNGQFKHPIDFYHPPESFQQYLELLFDIENILFIEKPLLKLLDQLECFLRLRDRVAFELTLTLHLRDKDDHHVSFYSAQGDYLAEKWANLTHLTLESLKLTAPVQGLTLSLARHGEPQMAYHDLFDGNIGTLAALDLLSLLQAKLGQACIQTPKIQQDPRPEKANRYSLPTLSKTVAKKKATVEVVEQTTPTLNMGQQRLRPSILLPEPEALTENVTLSQGPERIVSGWWDGEKIIRDYFIAHSENGRWLWVFRTPDKQWFLHGLFS, from the coding sequence ATGCTGTGGCTGTATCTGCACTTTCCATCTCTGCAATTGGATACCTTGTTTAACTCAAGTGAGTCGAGCTCAAAGGAAGAATCACACGAGCAACCTATTATCATCGTGGATGAAAAAGATCATCGTGTACTGCAAGCTAATCAAGTCGCGCGGGAATCAGGCATCACACTGGGTATGGGGCTAGGGTCAGCGGCGGCACTTTGCCATCACTTACACGTTCACCCATACAGCATTGAGCTTGAGAAAAACAAACTGAAAGAGATAGCTCAATGGGCGTACCTGGTGACTTCCGACATGACTCTGTTACCACCCAATGGCTTGTTGATTAAAGCTTCTAACATGCTATCGCTTTACGATGGACTGGATAACTACTGGCATGAACTCAAAAGCCATATTGAAGCTCTCAACATTAAGTGCAGTTTTGCCACAGGCTACTCACCGCTTTCTGCGATCCTTCTGGGCAAACAAGCGATCAATCAAGTAACAGACAATGTTCAACAGATGAAGGCTTGGGTTAACCAACAAGCATTGAGTTCTAGCGAGCTACCACCTAAGCAAGTTGAGCGCTTAAATCGTGTCGGTATTAATATCGTTGAAGAGCTATTGAAGCTGCCTTTGCAAGAAGTCGCACGTCGCTTTGATATCGACTTGGTCAATTATGTTGGTCGCCTCAATGGGCAATTCAAGCACCCTATTGATTTCTATCATCCACCAGAAAGCTTCCAGCAATATCTGGAGCTGTTGTTTGATATAGAGAACATTCTATTTATCGAAAAGCCGCTGCTGAAATTATTGGATCAACTGGAGTGCTTTTTGAGGCTACGTGACAGAGTCGCGTTTGAGCTAACACTGACTCTGCATCTCAGGGATAAAGACGACCACCATGTCTCTTTCTATTCGGCACAGGGCGACTACCTTGCTGAAAAGTGGGCTAACCTTACCCATCTCACCTTAGAGTCACTCAAGCTCACAGCCCCTGTTCAAGGGCTCACTCTCTCGTTAGCTCGTCATGGTGAGCCTCAAATGGCCTACCATGATCTTTTTGATGGCAATATCGGGACACTTGCTGCGTTAGATCTACTGTCACTGTTACAGGCAAAGCTCGGACAGGCATGCATTCAAACACCCAAAATACAGCAGGATCCTAGGCCAGAAAAAGCCAACCGCTACTCGCTTCCAACCCTGAGTAAAACCGTAGCAAAGAAAAAAGCCACCGTTGAGGTTGTGGAACAAACAACACCCACTCTCAACATGGGTCAGCAGCGACTCAGGCCCAGTATTTTGCTGCCGGAGCCAGAAGCCTTAACCGAGAACGTCACCTTATCTCAGGGCCCTGAACGGATTGTTTCTGGATGGTGGGATGGCGAGAAAATCATTCGTGACTACTTTATTGCTCACAGTGAAAACGGTCGATGGTTATGGGTATTTAGAACACCAGATAAACAGTGGTTCTTACACGGCTTATTCAGCTAA